In Thermus filiformis, one DNA window encodes the following:
- a CDS encoding cation:proton antiporter regulatory subunit has translation MKVEEVVLPGVGRKFTIEVQSGDRLVVVVHNSGKRELQYYEKGEEDEPTAALDLTDEEARELGAILAGVLFHPEAVGDTRSKLGAQVFEWIPIPPGSPWVGRRVEDLPLPPGAHLLALDRPGAPLIPNPGPEALLEPGDTLVLAGSREAIEAFKRALGRG, from the coding sequence ATGAAGGTGGAGGAGGTCGTCCTGCCCGGCGTGGGGCGGAAGTTCACCATAGAGGTGCAAAGCGGGGACCGGCTGGTGGTGGTGGTCCACAACTCGGGCAAGCGGGAGCTCCAGTACTACGAGAAGGGGGAGGAGGACGAGCCCACGGCGGCCCTGGACCTCACGGACGAGGAGGCCCGGGAGCTCGGGGCCATCCTGGCTGGGGTCCTCTTCCACCCCGAGGCGGTGGGGGACACCCGGAGCAAGCTGGGGGCCCAGGTCTTTGAGTGGATCCCCATCCCGCCCGGCTCCCCCTGGGTGGGCCGGCGGGTGGAGGACCTTCCCCTGCCCCCGGGGGCCCACCTCTTGGCCCTGGATCGGCCCGGGGCCCCCCTGATCCCCAACCCCGGACCGGAGGCCCTTTTGGAGCCGGGGGACACCCTGGTCCTGGCGGGAAGCCGGGAGGCGATAGAGGCCTTCAAGCGCGCCCTGGGGAGGGGTTGA
- a CDS encoding transglycosylase SLT domain-containing protein: MRWMLLGFIFLLVSCRAQSLPPPFDRLEQGAYREVAQGEGFAALWAGSQLLADETLPLKERAEYAFRWADFLERARPFEPGYDRKAAWREAARLLDQAGDPRAVLAYARLLPEEEATRRLLALDRGPTLWERLFQGRAYAALLEVLPPDERPDLRAQVLYRLGRYREALPFYQAWAKREERGLLGLGWTLFRLGRKEEALEAFARYPHPEGLYAQGFVLESQGRLLEAVAAYRRSTPEGLLRAGRILEALGQKEEAARLYLLLGQEDVPFADDALLWAYRLGEEAAREGLRRKGSGLLWLLGEAPPPPGPPPAVPEAPEAPLVRALLGAKRGEWARGVLRYALLERPGDWPALVPLLYEAGAYREGIRAAEGTALAYPRPYRDWVEEEARRYGLEADLLFALLHVESRFDPYAVSPTGAQGLGQFTRATWLDVARMLGEEPGDPFDPHTSIRYAARYLAWLYERCRGFLEPARTACALTAYNGGIGYTLRGVEQEGDLFAFLWRQERDEPREYLEKVLRAYAHYRAFGEGPARPAPSRGGE, encoded by the coding sequence ATCAGATGGATGCTTCTGGGGTTTATTTTCCTTCTCGTCTCCTGCCGCGCCCAGAGCCTCCCGCCCCCCTTTGACCGCCTGGAGCAAGGGGCCTACCGGGAGGTGGCCCAGGGGGAGGGGTTCGCCGCCCTGTGGGCCGGGTCCCAGCTTCTGGCGGACGAAACCCTTCCTTTGAAGGAGCGGGCGGAGTACGCCTTCCGCTGGGCCGACTTCCTGGAGCGGGCCCGCCCCTTTGAGCCGGGGTACGACCGGAAGGCGGCCTGGCGGGAGGCGGCCCGCCTTTTGGACCAGGCGGGCGACCCCCGGGCGGTCCTGGCCTACGCCCGGCTCCTGCCCGAGGAGGAGGCCACCCGGCGCCTCCTCGCCCTGGACCGGGGGCCCACCCTCTGGGAGCGCCTCTTCCAGGGCCGGGCCTACGCGGCCCTTTTGGAGGTCCTTCCCCCGGACGAGCGGCCGGACCTCCGGGCCCAGGTCCTCTACCGCCTGGGCCGCTACCGGGAGGCCCTCCCCTTCTACCAGGCCTGGGCCAAGCGGGAGGAACGGGGGCTTTTGGGCCTGGGCTGGACCCTCTTCCGTCTGGGTCGGAAGGAGGAGGCCCTGGAGGCCTTCGCCCGCTACCCCCATCCGGAGGGCCTCTACGCCCAGGGCTTCGTCCTGGAGAGCCAGGGGCGGCTTCTGGAGGCGGTGGCCGCCTACCGCCGCTCCACCCCGGAGGGGCTTTTGCGGGCGGGGCGGATCCTGGAGGCCTTGGGCCAGAAGGAGGAGGCGGCCCGGCTCTACCTCCTTCTGGGGCAGGAGGACGTTCCCTTCGCGGACGACGCCCTCCTTTGGGCCTACCGGCTGGGGGAGGAGGCCGCCCGGGAGGGGCTTCGCCGGAAGGGCTCGGGCCTCCTCTGGCTCCTGGGGGAGGCCCCGCCCCCGCCCGGACCGCCCCCCGCCGTCCCAGAGGCCCCGGAGGCCCCCCTGGTCCGGGCCCTTCTGGGGGCGAAGAGGGGGGAGTGGGCCCGGGGGGTCCTGCGGTACGCCCTCCTGGAGCGGCCCGGGGACTGGCCGGCCCTGGTCCCTCTCCTGTACGAGGCGGGGGCCTACCGGGAGGGGATCCGGGCCGCGGAGGGGACGGCCCTGGCCTACCCCAGGCCCTACCGGGACTGGGTGGAGGAGGAGGCCCGGCGCTACGGCCTGGAGGCCGACCTCCTCTTCGCCCTCCTCCACGTGGAAAGCCGCTTTGACCCCTACGCGGTGAGCCCCACGGGGGCCCAGGGCCTCGGCCAGTTCACCCGGGCCACCTGGCTGGACGTGGCCCGGATGCTGGGGGAGGAGCCGGGGGACCCCTTTGACCCCCACACGAGCATCCGGTACGCGGCCCGGTACCTGGCCTGGCTCTACGAGCGGTGCCGGGGCTTCCTCGAGCCCGCCCGAACCGCCTGCGCCCTCACCGCCTACAACGGGGGGATCGGCTACACCCTGAGGGGGGTGGAGCAGGAAGGGGACCTGTTCGCCTTCCTATGGCGGCAGGAGCGGGACGAACCCCGGGAGTACCTGGAGAAGGTCCTGAGGGCCTACGCCCACTACCGCGCCTTTGGCGAAGGCCCGGCTCGGCCCGCGCCAAGCCGGGGTGGTGAGTAA
- a CDS encoding DUF1931 family protein: MLMKIAEFERLFREAASLDVDKNDLKRLSDFLRDKLYDLLVVAERNAKYNGRDILFEPDLPVTKGLQETLKEFRNMGVALELKPVLEALSALPPLDLEVSEDVKRLLPELAGALVVAYARVIRELDPKVKNPDTEHHERARRVFDLLL, encoded by the coding sequence ATGCTGATGAAGATCGCCGAGTTTGAGCGCCTCTTCCGGGAGGCGGCAAGTCTAGACGTGGACAAGAACGACCTGAAGAGGCTTTCCGACTTCCTGAGGGACAAGCTCTACGACCTGTTGGTGGTGGCGGAGCGGAACGCCAAGTACAACGGCCGGGACATCCTCTTTGAGCCCGACCTTCCCGTGACTAAGGGGCTCCAGGAGACCCTGAAGGAGTTCCGCAACATGGGGGTGGCCCTGGAGCTCAAGCCCGTCCTGGAGGCCCTGTCCGCCCTGCCCCCCTTGGACCTCGAGGTCTCGGAGGACGTAAAGCGCCTCCTGCCGGAGCTTGCGGGGGCCCTGGTGGTGGCCTACGCCCGGGTCATCCGGGAGCTGGACCCCAAGGTGAAAAACCCGGACACGGAGCACCACGAGCGGGCCCGCAGGGTCTTTGACCTGCTCCTATGA
- a CDS encoding SDH family Clp fold serine proteinase — translation MDIFFQLFWLFFILSALSPYFQQQMLLGARARKIAELERKRQSRVITLIHRQEAVSFLGIPISRFINIDDSEQVLRAIRLTDKNVPIDLILHTPGGLVLAAEQIAEALLRHPAKVTVFVPHYAMSGGTLIALAADEIVMDENAVLGPVDPQLGQYPAASILKVLEKKPVQEIDDQTLILADVAEKALKQVKATVKNLLRKHLPEEKAEEVAHLLSQGTWTHDYPIDVEQARAMGLKVSTEMPKEVYELMDLYPQPQGNKPSVQYVPLPYHKDGAPRR, via the coding sequence ATGGACATATTTTTCCAGCTTTTCTGGCTTTTCTTCATCCTCTCTGCCTTAAGCCCCTACTTCCAGCAGCAGATGCTCCTCGGGGCCAGGGCCCGCAAGATCGCCGAGCTGGAGAGAAAGCGGCAGAGCCGGGTCATCACCCTGATCCACCGCCAGGAGGCGGTGAGCTTCCTGGGCATTCCCATCAGCCGCTTCATCAACATAGACGACTCGGAACAGGTCCTAAGGGCCATCCGCCTCACGGACAAGAACGTGCCCATTGACCTCATCCTCCACACCCCGGGGGGGCTGGTCTTGGCCGCGGAGCAGATCGCCGAGGCCCTCCTCCGCCACCCCGCCAAGGTGACGGTCTTCGTCCCCCATTACGCCATGTCCGGGGGGACGCTCATCGCCCTGGCCGCGGACGAGATCGTCATGGACGAAAACGCCGTGCTGGGCCCCGTGGACCCCCAGCTGGGGCAGTACCCAGCGGCGAGCATCCTCAAGGTCCTGGAGAAGAAGCCGGTCCAGGAGATAGACGACCAGACCCTGATCCTGGCGGACGTGGCCGAGAAGGCCCTCAAGCAGGTCAAGGCCACGGTGAAGAACCTCCTCCGGAAGCACCTGCCCGAGGAGAAGGCCGAGGAGGTGGCCCACCTCCTCTCCCAGGGCACCTGGACCCACGACTACCCCATAGACGTGGAGCAGGCCCGGGCCATGGGGCTCAAGGTCTCCACGGAGATGCCCAAGGAGGTCTACGAGCTCATGGACCTCTACCCCCAGCCGCAGGGGAACAAGCCCAGCGTCCAGTACGTCCCCCTCCCCTACCACAAGGACGGCGCCCCCAGGAGGTAG
- a CDS encoding rhomboid family intramembrane serine protease: MFPLYDVNRARRPALVVKGLVLANALAFLLEYALGPEEVVRAYGFIPALFFQDPAGEAYRLFTSMFLHGGVFHILSNMWFLWVFGDNVEDRMGHGRFLLFYLLGGVAAALAQGVFTPFSTVPMIGASGAISAVLGAYYLLFPRAYVVTLVWFILPFTFVLPAGFYLGYWALLQFLQALLGVPGIAFWAHLGGFFFGLFTARAFTPRWYRY, from the coding sequence GTGTTCCCCCTCTACGACGTCAACCGGGCCCGCCGCCCCGCTTTGGTGGTCAAGGGGCTGGTCCTGGCCAACGCCCTGGCCTTCCTCCTGGAGTACGCCCTAGGACCGGAGGAGGTGGTCCGGGCCTACGGCTTCATCCCCGCCCTCTTCTTCCAGGACCCCGCGGGGGAAGCTTACCGCCTTTTCACCAGCATGTTCCTCCACGGAGGGGTGTTCCACATCCTCTCCAACATGTGGTTCCTCTGGGTCTTCGGGGACAACGTGGAGGACCGGATGGGGCACGGCCGCTTCCTCCTCTTCTACCTCCTGGGAGGCGTGGCCGCCGCCCTGGCCCAGGGGGTCTTCACGCCCTTTTCCACCGTGCCCATGATCGGGGCCTCCGGGGCGATAAGCGCCGTCCTCGGGGCCTACTACCTCCTCTTCCCCCGGGCCTACGTGGTCACCCTGGTCTGGTTCATCCTCCCCTTCACCTTCGTCCTTCCGGCGGGGTTCTACCTGGGCTACTGGGCCCTTTTACAGTTCCTCCAGGCCCTTTTGGGCGTGCCGGGGATCGCCTTCTGGGCCCACCTGGGGGGGTTCTTTTTCGGCCTCTTCACCGCCCGGGCCTTCACGCCCCGCTGGTACCGCTACTAG
- the dnaB gene encoding replicative DNA helicase: MEPGRIPPHNLEAEQSVLGSILLDSEVLDELEGLLPTPEAFYQEAHRKIFAAMQALRARHLPVDLVTLSEELNRRGELEAVGGLSYLIALQESTPTAAYAEHYARIVAEKWALRRLIQAAGEAMRLAYEEAGSLDEILDQAGRKVLEVALTKTEEEGRPLRELVHETFEHIEALFQNKGEVSGVRTGFKELDALIGTLSPGSLNIIAARPAMGKTAFALTIAQHAALKDGVPVAIYSLEMPASQLVLRMLCSEARIDMNRVRQGALSDRDFTRLVDVAGRLSEAPIFIDDSPDLTLMELRARARRLKAREKIGLVVIDYLQLISSPSGKNGENRQQEIAAISRGLKGLARELSVPVLALSQLSRAVESRPNKRPMLSDLRESGSLEQDADLVMFIYRDEYYNPHSEKAGVAEIIVGKQRNGPTGTVELQFHAQHVRFNDLAKD; this comes from the coding sequence ATGGAGCCTGGCCGTATCCCCCCCCATAACCTCGAGGCGGAGCAGAGCGTTCTGGGGTCCATTCTCCTGGACTCGGAGGTGCTGGACGAGCTCGAGGGCCTCCTCCCCACCCCCGAGGCCTTCTACCAGGAGGCCCACCGCAAAATCTTCGCGGCCATGCAGGCCCTTCGCGCCCGCCACCTCCCCGTGGACCTGGTCACCTTAAGCGAGGAGCTGAACCGCAGGGGCGAGCTCGAGGCCGTGGGCGGGCTGAGCTACCTGATCGCCCTCCAGGAGTCCACCCCCACCGCCGCCTACGCGGAGCACTACGCCCGCATCGTGGCGGAAAAGTGGGCCCTGAGGCGGCTCATCCAGGCGGCGGGGGAGGCCATGCGGCTGGCCTACGAGGAGGCGGGCAGCCTGGACGAGATCCTGGACCAGGCGGGGCGGAAGGTTTTGGAGGTGGCCCTCACCAAGACCGAGGAGGAGGGCCGCCCCTTGAGGGAGCTGGTCCACGAGACCTTTGAGCACATAGAGGCCCTCTTCCAGAACAAGGGGGAGGTCTCGGGGGTGCGGACCGGGTTCAAGGAGCTGGACGCCCTCATCGGGACCCTCTCCCCCGGGAGCCTGAACATCATCGCCGCCCGCCCCGCCATGGGCAAGACCGCCTTCGCCCTCACCATCGCCCAGCACGCGGCCCTAAAGGACGGGGTGCCGGTGGCCATCTACTCCCTGGAAATGCCCGCAAGCCAGCTGGTCCTAAGGATGCTCTGCTCCGAGGCCCGCATTGACATGAACCGGGTCCGGCAAGGGGCCCTAAGCGACCGGGACTTCACCCGGCTGGTGGACGTGGCGGGCCGCCTCTCCGAGGCCCCCATCTTCATAGACGACTCCCCCGACCTGACCCTGATGGAGCTCCGCGCCCGGGCCCGGCGGCTGAAGGCCCGGGAGAAGATCGGCCTGGTGGTCATAGACTACCTCCAGCTCATCTCCAGCCCCTCGGGGAAGAACGGGGAGAACCGCCAGCAGGAGATCGCCGCCATCTCCCGGGGGCTCAAGGGCCTGGCCCGGGAGCTCTCCGTGCCCGTGTTGGCCCTCTCCCAGCTCTCCCGGGCGGTGGAGAGCCGGCCCAACAAGCGGCCCATGCTCTCCGACCTCCGGGAGTCGGGGAGCCTGGAGCAGGACGCGGACCTGGTGATGTTCATCTACCGGGACGAGTACTACAACCCCCACTCGGAGAAGGCCGGGGTGGCGGAGATCATCGTGGGGAAGCAGAGAAACGGCCCCACGGGCACGGTGGAGCTCCAGTTCCACGCCCAGCACGTCCGGTTCAACGACCTGGCCAAGGACTAG
- a CDS encoding 30S ribosomal protein S1, with product MAASEHKEQATPTQFSMEEALEATGARLEKSIRPGQVLTGKVVFVGSDGVAVDIGAKVEGIIPFNQLTEKTLPEEELKTLLKPGDEVRVQVLKADMENGQIILSRKKVEATQTWDQVQALYEKGEPVTVTIKEKVKGGLLADLMGLEAFMPASQVDLRRTPNLDEYVGQQVLAKIIEVHRKKGRIILSRRAVLEEEQKKAKEAFLQSIQPGQEVEGVVADVTEFGAFVNLGPVDGLVHRSEITWGRFNHPREVIRKGQKVRAKVLSVDPGRERVNLSIKALIPDPWTTAAEKYPVGTRVRGKVVGLTPFGAFVEVEPGLEGLIHVSELSWTKRPRHPSEVLKEGEEVEAVVLRIDPQERRLSLGLKQTQPDPWQALVEKYPPGTVVKGKVTGVTDFGVFVELEPGMEGLVHVSELDHARVENPAALFKKGDELEVVVLNIDPVEQRISLSRKRLLPPPAPKPLEERERPRRNKGKGREKRRTGRAPEREYEYGAVAEYNLYDASAVPTSTATVKLGDLYGDLLATLGLEEEK from the coding sequence ATGGCGGCTTCGGAGCACAAGGAACAGGCGACCCCGACCCAGTTCAGCATGGAGGAGGCCCTCGAGGCCACCGGCGCCCGGTTGGAGAAGTCCATCCGGCCCGGCCAGGTCCTCACCGGCAAAGTGGTCTTCGTGGGTAGCGACGGCGTGGCGGTGGACATCGGCGCGAAGGTGGAGGGCATCATCCCCTTCAACCAGCTGACGGAGAAGACCCTCCCCGAGGAGGAGCTCAAGACCCTCCTCAAGCCCGGAGATGAGGTCCGGGTCCAGGTCCTCAAGGCCGATATGGAAAACGGCCAGATTATCCTCTCCCGCAAGAAGGTGGAGGCCACACAGACCTGGGACCAGGTCCAGGCCCTCTACGAGAAGGGAGAGCCGGTCACCGTCACCATCAAGGAGAAGGTGAAGGGCGGCCTACTCGCGGACCTGATGGGCCTGGAGGCCTTCATGCCCGCCAGCCAGGTGGACCTGAGGCGCACCCCCAACCTGGACGAGTACGTGGGCCAGCAGGTCCTGGCCAAGATCATCGAGGTCCACCGGAAGAAGGGGCGGATCATCCTCTCCCGGCGCGCGGTCCTGGAGGAGGAGCAGAAGAAGGCCAAGGAGGCCTTTTTGCAGTCCATCCAGCCGGGCCAGGAGGTGGAGGGCGTGGTGGCGGACGTCACCGAGTTCGGCGCCTTCGTCAACCTGGGTCCGGTGGACGGCCTGGTCCACCGCTCCGAGATCACCTGGGGCCGGTTCAACCACCCCCGGGAGGTCATCCGCAAGGGGCAGAAGGTGCGGGCCAAGGTCCTCTCCGTGGACCCCGGGCGGGAGCGGGTCAACCTCTCCATCAAGGCCCTCATCCCCGACCCCTGGACCACGGCGGCGGAGAAGTACCCGGTGGGCACCCGCGTCCGGGGCAAGGTGGTGGGCCTGACCCCCTTCGGGGCCTTCGTGGAGGTGGAGCCGGGCCTCGAGGGGCTCATCCACGTCTCCGAGCTCTCCTGGACCAAGCGCCCCCGCCACCCCTCCGAGGTTCTGAAGGAGGGGGAGGAGGTGGAGGCCGTGGTCCTGCGGATTGACCCCCAGGAGCGCCGCCTCTCCCTGGGCCTGAAGCAGACCCAGCCCGACCCCTGGCAGGCCCTGGTGGAGAAGTACCCGCCCGGGACCGTGGTCAAGGGGAAGGTCACCGGGGTGACCGACTTCGGCGTCTTCGTGGAGCTCGAGCCCGGGATGGAGGGCCTAGTCCACGTGAGCGAGCTGGACCACGCCCGGGTGGAGAACCCCGCTGCCCTCTTCAAGAAGGGGGACGAGCTGGAGGTGGTGGTCCTGAACATAGACCCGGTGGAGCAGCGCATCTCCCTCTCCCGCAAGCGCCTCCTCCCGCCCCCGGCCCCCAAGCCCCTGGAGGAGCGCGAGCGGCCGCGCCGGAATAAGGGCAAGGGCCGGGAGAAGCGGCGGACGGGCCGCGCCCCCGAGCGGGAGTACGAGTACGGGGCGGTGGCCGAGTACAACCTGTACGACGCCTCCGCGGTGCCCACCTCCACCGCCACGGTGAAGCTGGGCGACCTCTACGGGGACCTCCTGGCCACCTTGGGCCTCGAGGAAGAGAAGTAG
- a CDS encoding Hsp20/alpha crystallin family protein — MLEKIWPFGRLRLRKAVEEALEKAFEPGETIEPLSELVEEENRYLLRVEVPGMDKEHLQVRLEGPYLVVEGERREEKRKKHLAEIVYGRIYRQYLLPPDAKAEGVKARLKNGVLEVEIPREKTEAKTVQIPLE; from the coding sequence ATGTTGGAAAAGATCTGGCCCTTTGGCCGGCTCCGCCTGCGCAAGGCGGTGGAGGAGGCCCTGGAGAAGGCCTTTGAGCCCGGCGAGACCATAGAGCCCCTCTCCGAGCTCGTGGAGGAGGAGAACCGCTACCTCCTGCGGGTGGAGGTCCCGGGGATGGACAAGGAGCACCTCCAGGTGCGCCTCGAGGGCCCCTACCTGGTGGTGGAAGGGGAAAGGCGGGAGGAGAAGCGGAAGAAGCACCTGGCGGAGATCGTCTACGGCCGCATCTACCGCCAGTACCTCCTCCCCCCGGACGCCAAGGCGGAAGGGGTGAAGGCCCGGCTGAAAAACGGCGTCCTGGAGGTGGAGATCCCCCGGGAGAAGACCGAGGCCAAGACGGTGCAGATTCCCCTGGAGTAA
- a CDS encoding metallophosphoesterase family protein, protein MRKTIRKILATSNPMGDLEALERLVQVVPETDADALVLIGNLFPKSAHTRDYGVFLRLLAQANLPTYYIPGPQDAPVWEYLREAANVELIHPHLKNVHGSFAFARGPYLVAGLGGEVVDDGKKEEEEVLRYPAWEAEYRFKVLWEVKDYPKIFLFYTHPVHKGLGEGGSQAVAEVIKTHNPLVAFVAGRGQKKELLGHSYVVVPGDLSEGEYSVFDLREHHLETGNVR, encoded by the coding sequence ATGCGGAAGACGATCCGGAAGATCCTGGCCACCTCTAACCCCATGGGGGACCTGGAGGCCCTGGAAAGGCTGGTCCAGGTGGTGCCCGAGACGGACGCGGACGCCCTCGTCCTCATCGGCAACCTCTTCCCCAAGAGCGCCCACACCCGGGACTACGGGGTCTTCCTGCGGCTTTTGGCCCAGGCCAACCTGCCCACCTACTACATCCCCGGGCCGCAGGATGCCCCGGTCTGGGAGTACCTGCGGGAGGCGGCCAACGTGGAGCTCATCCACCCCCACCTGAAGAACGTCCACGGGAGCTTCGCCTTCGCCCGGGGGCCTTACCTGGTGGCGGGCCTGGGCGGGGAGGTGGTAGACGACGGGAAGAAGGAAGAGGAGGAGGTCCTCCGCTACCCCGCCTGGGAGGCCGAGTACCGCTTCAAGGTCCTGTGGGAGGTCAAGGACTACCCCAAGATCTTCCTCTTCTACACCCACCCCGTCCACAAGGGCCTGGGCGAGGGCGGCAGCCAGGCGGTGGCCGAGGTCATCAAGACCCACAACCCCCTGGTGGCCTTTGTGGCGGGCCGGGGTCAGAAGAAGGAGCTCCTCGGCCACTCCTACGTGGTCGTCCCGGGCGACCTCTCGGAGGGCGAGTACAGCGTCTTTGACCTGAGGGAGCACCACCTCGAGACCGGAAACGTCCGCTGA
- a CDS encoding cation:proton antiporter — translation MHPSVEAFAIAAGLLALGAALVHRFGFPPLPVYLLTGLLVGERLPVEELEPLPSLGLLLLLFSVGLEFGPDRLRGLSGKAMRAGVWDALALPLGFLLGLLLGLDLRGSFLLAGVIYVSSSAVIVKLIIDLRRAANPESEVVLGVLVLEDLVVALLLALLGGEGGLGLVFSLLLVLAYLLLARYLGPPLVRFMETLSDELVLLLGASLTTGTALLFHAAGASEGVGAFLSGVVAASLGLRERLEHLFGPVRDLGVALFFLVVGAQALGLLESLSKAALLGAGLGLLMKLPLNLLGGKAAGLGRKRRFYGALYLLPRGEFNLVLGALALGQGYPLVAQVAVLLVLVSVPLGALLIRFAPELYRALEGRRPKAAKQPS, via the coding sequence ATGCACCCCTCGGTGGAGGCCTTCGCCATCGCCGCGGGGCTTTTGGCCCTGGGGGCGGCCCTGGTCCACCGCTTTGGCTTCCCGCCCCTGCCCGTCTACCTCCTCACCGGCCTTTTGGTGGGGGAGCGGCTCCCCGTGGAGGAGCTGGAACCCCTCCCCTCCTTGGGCCTGCTTCTCCTCCTCTTCTCCGTGGGCCTGGAGTTCGGCCCCGACCGGCTAAGGGGCCTCTCGGGGAAGGCCATGCGGGCCGGGGTCTGGGACGCCCTGGCCCTGCCCCTGGGGTTCCTCCTGGGCCTCCTCCTGGGGCTTGACCTCCGGGGAAGCTTTCTCCTGGCCGGGGTCATCTACGTCAGCTCCAGCGCGGTCATCGTCAAGCTGATCATTGACCTGCGCCGGGCGGCCAACCCGGAAAGCGAGGTGGTCCTGGGGGTCCTGGTGCTGGAGGACCTGGTGGTGGCCCTGCTCCTCGCCCTCCTGGGTGGGGAGGGAGGCTTGGGCCTGGTCTTCAGCCTCCTCTTGGTCCTGGCCTACCTCCTCCTGGCCCGGTACCTGGGCCCCCCCCTCGTCCGCTTCATGGAGACCCTCTCCGACGAGCTGGTCCTCCTCCTGGGGGCCTCCCTCACCACGGGGACCGCCCTCCTCTTCCACGCGGCGGGGGCCTCGGAGGGGGTGGGGGCCTTCCTCTCCGGGGTGGTGGCGGCGAGCCTGGGGCTTAGGGAGCGCCTCGAGCACCTCTTCGGCCCGGTGCGGGACCTGGGGGTGGCCCTCTTCTTCCTGGTGGTGGGGGCCCAGGCCCTGGGCCTCTTGGAAAGCCTCTCCAAGGCCGCCCTTTTGGGGGCGGGGCTCGGCCTTCTGATGAAGCTCCCTTTGAACCTCTTAGGGGGAAAGGCCGCGGGCCTGGGGCGGAAGCGGCGGTTCTACGGCGCCCTCTACCTCCTGCCCCGCGGCGAGTTCAACCTGGTCCTGGGGGCGCTGGCCCTGGGGCAGGGCTACCCCCTGGTGGCCCAGGTGGCGGTCCTTTTGGTCCTGGTCTCCGTCCCCCTGGGGGCCCTCCTCATCCGCTTCGCCCCCGAGCTCTACCGGGCCCTCGAGGGCCGCAGGCCGAAGGCGGCGAAGCAACCTTCTTAA
- a CDS encoding phosphate-starvation-inducible PsiE family protein produces MSQKGLIRLFRLGLQAVFNLVILALLIGLFVGVGRTFLELGLTLTEPTVRLGLKDLITNALSLVVVLELVRAFVEYFEFERVRLEVLLEVGVALALRELLLALFAERLSGLEVLFWSLGVLALVLGRSLAVWFSPGRKA; encoded by the coding sequence ATGAGCCAAAAGGGCCTCATCCGGCTCTTCCGCCTGGGCCTCCAGGCGGTGTTCAATCTGGTCATCCTGGCCCTTCTCATCGGGCTCTTCGTGGGGGTGGGGCGGACCTTTTTGGAGCTCGGCCTCACCCTCACCGAGCCCACGGTGCGGCTCGGGCTGAAGGACCTGATCACCAACGCCCTCTCCCTGGTCGTCGTCCTGGAGCTGGTCCGGGCTTTTGTGGAGTACTTTGAGTTTGAACGGGTGCGCCTCGAGGTCCTCCTGGAGGTGGGGGTGGCCCTGGCCCTGAGGGAGCTTCTTTTGGCCCTCTTCGCGGAGCGGCTTTCGGGCCTCGAGGTCCTCTTCTGGTCCTTGGGGGTTCTGGCCCTGGTCTTGGGCCGGAGCCTGGCCGTCTGGTTCAGCCCTGGGAGGAAGGCATGA
- a CDS encoding Hsp20/alpha crystallin family protein: MIRFDPFKELEELQERLARAFTPQAQQGPRVYAPAVDAVEDAEGLHLLVYLPGVDPERVEVVAEEGVLSVKAERPFERKENATYHRLEGPYGTFARSFNIPNTFDLSRVQARFRHGVLHLLVPRAEETKPKKIQVQVE; encoded by the coding sequence ATGATCCGGTTTGACCCGTTTAAGGAGCTGGAGGAGCTGCAGGAGAGGCTGGCCCGGGCCTTCACGCCCCAGGCCCAGCAGGGGCCCAGGGTGTACGCCCCGGCGGTGGACGCGGTGGAGGACGCCGAGGGGCTCCACCTCCTGGTCTACCTCCCCGGGGTGGACCCGGAGCGGGTGGAGGTGGTGGCCGAGGAGGGGGTGCTCTCGGTGAAGGCGGAGCGGCCCTTTGAGCGGAAGGAAAACGCCACCTACCACCGCCTCGAGGGCCCCTACGGCACCTTCGCCCGGAGCTTCAACATCCCCAACACCTTTGACCTCTCCCGGGTGCAGGCCCGCTTCCGGCACGGGGTGCTCCACCTCCTCGTGCCCCGGGCCGAGGAGACCAAGCCCAAGAAGATCCAGGTGCAAGTGGAGTGA